From the genome of Lotus japonicus ecotype B-129 chromosome 6, LjGifu_v1.2, one region includes:
- the LOC130722071 gene encoding 50S ribosomal protein HLP, mitochondrial-like isoform X4 produces MTHSNYFSQQQRTFIQMRTVLKVVDNSGAKKVMCIQALKGKKGARLGDTIVASVKEAHPNGKVKKGKVVYGVVVRAAMQKGRCDGGEVRFDDNAVVLVDKQGQPIGTRVFGPVPHELRRKKHVKILTLAGHIA; encoded by the exons ATGACACACAGTAATTACTTTTCTCAG CAGCAACGCACCTTCATACAAATGAGGACTGTTCTCAAGGTTGTGGACAATTCTGGGGCTAAAAAGGTGATGTGCATCCAGGCATTGAAAGGGAAGAAAGGGGCAAGATTAGGTGACACTATAGTAGCATCAGTGAAGGAAGCACATCCTAATGGAAAAGTGAAGAAAGGAAAGGTGGTATATGGGGTTGTTGTGCGTGCAGCAATGCAGAAGGGGAGATGTGATGGCGGCGAGGTCAGGTTTGATGACAATGCTGTTGTTCTTGTTGACAAGCAAGGCCAGCCTATTGGGACCAGAGTTTTTGGACCGGTACCTCATGAGCTTAGGCGGAAGAAGCATGTCAAGATTCTTACCTTGGCAGGGCATATTGCATAA
- the LOC130722071 gene encoding 50S ribosomal protein HLP, mitochondrial-like isoform X3, with product MAASFASRCSRVGRSLFSGLSNSHLGSHEMTHSNYFSQQRTFIQMRTVLKVVDNSGAKKVMCIQALKGKKGARLGDTIVASVKEAHPNGKVKKGKVVYGVVVRAAMQKGRCDGGEVRFDDNAVVLVDKQGQPIGTRVFGPVPHELRRKKHVKILTLAGHIA from the exons TGGGTCGTTCTCTGTTCAGTGGTTTAAGCAACAGTCACCTTGGTTCACATGAGATGACACACAGTAATTACTTTTCTCAG CAACGCACCTTCATACAAATGAGGACTGTTCTCAAGGTTGTGGACAATTCTGGGGCTAAAAAGGTGATGTGCATCCAGGCATTGAAAGGGAAGAAAGGGGCAAGATTAGGTGACACTATAGTAGCATCAGTGAAGGAAGCACATCCTAATGGAAAAGTGAAGAAAGGAAAGGTGGTATATGGGGTTGTTGTGCGTGCAGCAATGCAGAAGGGGAGATGTGATGGCGGCGAGGTCAGGTTTGATGACAATGCTGTTGTTCTTGTTGACAAGCAAGGCCAGCCTATTGGGACCAGAGTTTTTGGACCGGTACCTCATGAGCTTAGGCGGAAGAAGCATGTCAAGATTCTTACCTTGGCAGGGCATATTGCATAA
- the LOC130722071 gene encoding 50S ribosomal protein HLP, mitochondrial-like isoform X2 has product MAASFASRCSRVGRSLFSGLSNSHLGSHEMTHSNYFSQQQRTFIQMRTVLKVVDNSGAKKVMCIQALKGKKGARLGDTIVASVKEAHPNGKVKKGKVVYGVVVRAAMQKGRCDGGEVRFDDNAVVLVDKQGQPIGTRVFGPVPHELRRKKHVKILTLAGHIA; this is encoded by the exons TGGGTCGTTCTCTGTTCAGTGGTTTAAGCAACAGTCACCTTGGTTCACATGAGATGACACACAGTAATTACTTTTCTCAG CAGCAACGCACCTTCATACAAATGAGGACTGTTCTCAAGGTTGTGGACAATTCTGGGGCTAAAAAGGTGATGTGCATCCAGGCATTGAAAGGGAAGAAAGGGGCAAGATTAGGTGACACTATAGTAGCATCAGTGAAGGAAGCACATCCTAATGGAAAAGTGAAGAAAGGAAAGGTGGTATATGGGGTTGTTGTGCGTGCAGCAATGCAGAAGGGGAGATGTGATGGCGGCGAGGTCAGGTTTGATGACAATGCTGTTGTTCTTGTTGACAAGCAAGGCCAGCCTATTGGGACCAGAGTTTTTGGACCGGTACCTCATGAGCTTAGGCGGAAGAAGCATGTCAAGATTCTTACCTTGGCAGGGCATATTGCATAA
- the LOC130722071 gene encoding 50S ribosomal protein HLP, mitochondrial-like isoform X5, whose protein sequence is MTHSNYFSQQRTFIQMRTVLKVVDNSGAKKVMCIQALKGKKGARLGDTIVASVKEAHPNGKVKKGKVVYGVVVRAAMQKGRCDGGEVRFDDNAVVLVDKQGQPIGTRVFGPVPHELRRKKHVKILTLAGHIA, encoded by the exons ATGACACACAGTAATTACTTTTCTCAG CAACGCACCTTCATACAAATGAGGACTGTTCTCAAGGTTGTGGACAATTCTGGGGCTAAAAAGGTGATGTGCATCCAGGCATTGAAAGGGAAGAAAGGGGCAAGATTAGGTGACACTATAGTAGCATCAGTGAAGGAAGCACATCCTAATGGAAAAGTGAAGAAAGGAAAGGTGGTATATGGGGTTGTTGTGCGTGCAGCAATGCAGAAGGGGAGATGTGATGGCGGCGAGGTCAGGTTTGATGACAATGCTGTTGTTCTTGTTGACAAGCAAGGCCAGCCTATTGGGACCAGAGTTTTTGGACCGGTACCTCATGAGCTTAGGCGGAAGAAGCATGTCAAGATTCTTACCTTGGCAGGGCATATTGCATAA